The Juglans regia cultivar Chandler chromosome 2, Walnut 2.0, whole genome shotgun sequence genome includes a window with the following:
- the LOC108980141 gene encoding ethylene receptor produces MAFTMESCNCIDPQWPADELLMKYQYISDFFIALAYFSIPLELIYFVKKSAVFPYRWVLVQFGAFIVLCGATHLINLWTFTTHSKTVAIVMTTAKVLTAAVSCATALMLVHIIPDLLSVKTREMFLKNKAAELDREMGLILTQEETGRHVRMLTHEIRSTLDRHTILKTTLVELGRTLALEECALWMPTRTGLELQLSYTLRQQNPVGYTVPIHLPVINQVFSSNHAVKISPNSPVARLRPLPGKYMPGEVVAVRVPLLHLSNFQIDDWPELSTKRYALMILMLPSDSARQWHDHELDLVEVVADQVAVALSHAAILEESMRARDLLMEQNVALDLARREAETAVRARNDFLAVMNHEMRTPMHAIIALSSLLQETELTPEQRLMVETILKSSYLLDTLINDVLDLSKLEDGSLQLDIGTFNLHSIFKEVLNLIKPVASVKKLSVTLNLVQDLPVYAVGDEKRLMQTVLNVVGNAVKFSKEGSISITAFVAKPDCLRDSRAPDFFPVPSDDHFYLRVQVKDSGSGISPQDIPKLFTKFSQTQSLATRNSGGSGLGLAICKRFVNLMEGHIWLDSEGPGKGCTAIFIVKLGIRRLSNESKFPFAPKVSANHGLTNFPGLKVLLMDNNGVSRTVTRGLLVHLGCEVTTVGLSEECLRVVSHEHQVVFLDVCAPGVDGYELAVAIHEKFTVRHEKPLIVALTGDTDEVTKENCARVGINGVIMKPVSVDKMRSILAELLEHRVLY; encoded by the exons ATGGCATTCACTATGGAGTCTTGCAACTGCATTGATCCACAGTGGCCGGCTGATGAATTATTGATGAAGTACCAATATATTTCTGATTTCTTCATTGCACTTGCTTATTTCTCTATCCCTCTAGAGCTGATCTACTTCGTCAAGAAATCTGCAGTGTTTCCTTATAGATGGGTCCTCGTTCAGTTTGGTGCTTTCATAGTTCTATGCGGGGCTACACACCTGATTAACTTATGGACTTTTACAACACATTCCAAAACTGTGGCAATAGTAATGACCACTGCCAAGGTTTTAACTGCTGCAGTGTCATGTGCAACTGCCCTCATGCTTGTACACATTATTCCTGATTTATTGAGTGTTAAAACCAGAGAAATGTTCTTGAAAAACAAGGCTGCAGAGCTTGATAGAGAAATGGGCTTGATTCTCACTCAGGAAGAAACAGGTCGTCATGTCAGAATGTTGACTCATGAGATCAGAAGCACTCTTGATAGACATACTATACTGAAAACCACTCTTGTCGAACTGGGTAGAACTTTGGCATTGGAAGAGTGTGCCTTGTGGATGCCAACTCGTACTGGCTTGGAGCTTCAACTCTCCTACACTCTCCGTCAGCAGAACCCAGTTGGATATACTGTGCCCATTCATCTTCCTGTGATCAATCAAGTTTTCAGTAGTAACCATGCAGTAAAAATATCACCCAATTCTCCAGTGGCAAGACTCCGACCTCTTCCGGGAAAATACATGCCTGGGGAGGTTGTTGCAGTCCGTGTCCCGCTTTTACATCTCTCTAACTTCCAAATTGATGACTGGCCCGAGCTCTCAACAAAACGTTATGCTTTGATGATCTTGATGCTGCCCTCAGATAGTGCAAGGCAATGGCATGACCATGAGTTAGATCTGGTTGAAGTGGTTGCTGATCAG GTGGCAGTTGCTCTCTCACATGCTGCAATCCTAGAAGAGTCAATGAGGGCAAGGGATCTTCTCATGGAGCAGAATGTTGCACTAGACCTGGCCAGGAGAGAAGCAGAAACAGCTGTTCGTGCTCGCAATGATTTCTTGGCAGTTATGAACCATGAGATGAGAACTCCCATGCATGCAATTATTGCACTTTCTTCTTTGCTGCAGGAGACTGAGCTGACACCTGAGCAGCGGCTGATGGTCGAAACAATACTAAAGAGTAGCTATCTTTTGGATACCCTCATAAATGATGTATTAGACCTTTCAAAGCTTGAAGATGGCAGCCTTCAACTTGACATTGGAACTTTTAACCTTCATTCTATATTTAAGGAG GTCCTTAACTTGATAAAGCCTGTTGCATCTGTCAAGAAGTTGTCGGTTACATTAAATTTAGTGCAAGATTTGCCAGTGTATGCTGTAGGTGATGAAAAACGCCTTATGCAAACCGTGCTGAATGTTGTTGGTAATGCTGTGAAGTTCTCCAAAGAGGGCAGCATCTCAATCACCGCATTTGTTGCAAAACCAGATTGTTTAAGAGATTCTCGTGCACCAGACTTTTTTCCAGTGCCAAGTGATGATCACTTTTATTTGCGTGTACAG GTGAAAGATTCAGGATCAGGAATTAGCCCTCAGGATATTCCGAAGCTATTTACCAAATTCTCACAAACTCAATCATTGGCGACAAGAAATTCTGGTGGCAGTGGACTTGGCCTTGCAATTTGTAAGAG GTTTGTAAACCTTATGGAAGGACATATTTGGCTGGATAGTGAAGGTCCTGGCAAGGGATGTACTGCCATTTTCATTGTGAAACTTGGGATTCGACGGCTATCAAATGAATCTAAGTTTCCTTTTGCCCCTAAAGTGTCAGCAAATCATGGTCTGACAAACTTTCCAGGGCTCAAGGTTCTTCTTATGGACAATAATGG GGTTAGCAGGACGGTGACAAGGGGACTACTCGTGCACTTGGGATGTGAGGTGACAACTGTAGGCTTAAGTGAGGAGTGCTTGCGTGTTGTTTCTCATGAACACCAAGTGGTCTTCTTGGATGTTTGTGCGCCGGGTGTTGATGGTTATGAGCTTGCTGTTGCTATACATGAAAAATTCACAGTACGTCATGAAAAGCCACTTATTGTAGCACTTACCGGAGATACAGATGAGGTTACGAAGGAGAACTGTGCGAGGGTTGGTATAAATGGAGTCATAATGAAACCTGTTTCAGTTGATAAAATGAGGAGCATTTTAGCAGAGCTTTTGGAGCACCGGGTTCTGTACTAG